Sequence from the Solea senegalensis isolate Sse05_10M linkage group LG1, IFAPA_SoseM_1, whole genome shotgun sequence genome:
aaaacaatattttgccaaTATTTTAAAGAACCTAACTAGCTTGGATACATGTGGATagaaatgtaacttggatgtactatgtggaaataaatgtggaaaCCCTTCACACAACTCTCCCTCGCCTTTgtgattgatgaattaaaacataCTTACAGCTAACGACTAttcagtggctttggaattaagtgtactATCGTCACTACACAGTTAAGCAGGTTAGGTTCACGGAGTATGTTGCCAGGGTAACTGACTCAGCGTTAAACTGAaccctcatctcagggttaattaactcagagttttcactaaacctgctttctgaaacgggccCCTGACAAACTGTTTTCAGTCCCAACTCCACTCTTTAATCCACATTTGTTCTCTGCCACACATATTTAACATGTgaatctctgcatttgctttagtGTTGTGAAAATATCAATTAGAATATACAAAGACTTGAATTTTACTGAAACTGTGTTTCTTAATCCATAAATAAGATTCAGGTGATTAAACCTCATCACCACAAGGCAATTCGttcaaaacatttattcaagGGCCAAGTCTTAATTTCAAccaaatatttgatttgatttttttttaaaaaagcaaggGTGGATCcaactttaatatttttattgcaaTTTATTTCTTAACAGTTAAACGCAAActaaacagtataaaaaaaacagacattgacatacagacacacaaggtCAAACTCGCTGATGAGGAAAAAATACAGAACAAAACACACTGAACCTAAAAATGTGTACTTCTGTTGCTGAATTTCCGGGATTTTGCGTTAGGACATGTCCGTCGAGCTGTCGTCTCTGAGAACATTAACAGTCCATGTTTCTGTCTTCTCCTGACGACGGGTCATGACTCCGTAAAAACTCAAACCAAAACCTACAGCTAACCATTCCTGTGGTGACACTGGCAACTGGCAGAAGTAACAAAGCATGGGGGGGAAGAAAATCAGCCTTAGGAACAAATGGGACAACATGTGTGCACCATGCGTGTGTTTGCCTTTTGTATCTACAACGCGAGTCCGAGTTCCTACTGGAAGCTGCAAATGCCTCgcgaatgtgtgtgcgtgccgaGCCTACGAGTCCTCTTCGCCGTTGACACTGTCGCCATCATCGTCACCTTCCACGTGCtcgccttcctcctcctcttcctcctcttcctcttgacTCTTTACCTGCATAGTTTGCAACAGAATCATAACACTAACTTAACAGTAGATACGTAATGCTGAACATAAAAGGGAGTTAAACGCGagacatgttaaaaaaagtagTGTTACAAAATTAGGTTTCAATTCATGTAAAATTCTGCAACATCTGCTATGAGGCTCTGGGGgcgtgtccacacacacatattggtcTCACCTAAAGTATGAGTCGGTGTCCTCTcctaatgcacacacacgcactgacacacacaaacacacgcactgacacacacaaacacgcgcaCTGACACACACCCTGGTCTACTCGCTTAAATGACGACCGACGTCAGTGTTTGAATAGAATATTAAACGTTCTGCTACCAAACTTACTGTTCAACAAACAAGTAGAAGTGGCATTATTGCCATTTTGGACACAGTTTAACAACAAACAAGGTACGCATGCTCCGGTTCTGcaaatatttaacaataaaagcatttttgaaatgtaacaGATTCAGGAAAAGATAGTTAAACTTTTAAACTGGAATGTGTTGCGTCTCAAAAACAGCGCTGCTACTTCCTGTTATCTTTGATGCAACACAAATACAATGGGATCAAAAATATAATAGAGAAAAAGTACTttaaactcattaaaaaaagcaacGTGTGATGATTCCATCTCGTAGTATTTAAGGTTAAAGTAAAAGCAAACCCTCAACTCGACTGCGGTCCCTACATGAGTGAGTCTCACCTCGTCCTCGAGCAGgtctccctcttcttcctcctcctcgtcgtcctctGAGTCGTTTATATCTTggcactccctctctctctttagcaTGTCTTCCTTCTTATTGCTCGTGTGAGGTGGTGAAGTCACCTCTCCTGGCTCGGTTTTTAAGCTCTTAACTGTtgacaaacacaggaaacatgttCAGAATTGACATTGAATTGAGTCAAATGTCTGAATTGAAATAAGTGCCTCTGGAGTCtattggcgtgtttccaccggctcgcctcggcacaacacggttaagttgcgtttccactatcATAGTACCTGGTAGCAGGTACTTATTTTAGCACCTGCTGTGGTGAGACGTCcgacaagaatcaagccaaacaatgctgaagtgtagatcagttaaaaagactcaacaATCCTGAAAATGCGGGTTAatcaacaattaccagggaaagcAGCACAAACCCTGCCCCTGTAtgtcagtgactgtcagacggagtctgtgctccggtcatggaggaagtactgattCAGTTACAtgcaagtcactagtttgtttgtgtgtgtgtgtgtttgtgcctcgtGTAAAACggagtcacggcagtttcatgcagccacgAATCTGCCCACATTgagttggggttttttttgtagcgGAAAAGCAACCTAAACCATGCCGGGGTGGggcgggaccatagtggaaaagggccatatgCCCCCATCGTCCAGGTTATGTCCTTACCAGACTTCTTGCTGTGGTCCTTCTCCATGCGCTCCAGGCTGCCCAACAGGTCGTCCACTTTGCTTTTGATTTGGGTCAATTCGCGCTTGATGGTCTGTAACTCGTCCACTTTCACTACAAAAAAACAGGGACGACGACTCAAACAATGCTGGGAAATAATGTATCCTTTTGACACTATTAATCCTCCAACAGTTTTATGAGATAATAGTTGTGCAGAATGTGTAGCTGctaccattttttattttttttaataatgaaaacagcTACAAATTAGACTTAACAAGTACAGCTGTGCATTTGTTGGCTTGCAATCATGCTGTGTTACAGGAAGCAGTGAGAGACACTCACTCGTTCTGGATGAAGATGTTCTCTGACTGCTCTTGGAGGAAGAGAAGCTGCTGCTCTTGGTTCGCCGACTGCTCCCTCCACTGAGGCTGACCCGTGGGCGTTTGGACGGGATCACAGCCCGTGAcaaggggggagggggagcagGGACGCGGGACGGGTAGGAGTACATTCTGGGGTAAAACAAGAGAGCAGTACAGATTAAATCTGGTCCAAACTCGGGGAACACTCTGTTCTCACACTGTTCTGTTGGACGGACATTTGACTCACCTGTCGTAATAATCTCTTTGAAAGTCGTAGTCGAGGTCGAACGAAGAACTGCTGTACAGGAGGAAAAGTGACAAGTGTTTAGAAGGAAATATGATAAGGTGATGGAAGTATTTCTGAATTACATGTCAGGAGAGCTTTAGGTCAAAGCAACACTGTGATGCGTTTAACTTAATTCCTTTTTAGGCACCTGTTTGAGCTGCCACACTGGATGCATGTGACCTGCGTCTCAGGTGAGTGAGCTGCACAGCTCTGTTAAGGGAAGAGAACTCAGCTCTCCACAAAATAAAACGACCAAAAATATCTTTAACAATATTTCAGTGTATATTTTCAAATGCAATCTctgtaaaacacagcaaaaccaTGCTTTCTATGTGAAAACGGTTGAAATGAAACTGTGTCAGCTGTGCAGTCATCACTCATTACATGCATCCTTTGCCTCGAACCTTAGACTTGTTTTACGTCTACGGCAGTGACAGTGCTAATATAACCTGTACATGTCTCCAGCAGAACGCTTGGTAGTTTTTGACCTGTGTGGTTTGGGTTCCCCAGCCAGGTTGATGTCTAcggggacaaaaaaagacagagaggagtcAATCTGGGAGCAAACATTGTGGGTGTTTGGTAAGTACCTGAACACCGTTTGACACAAACTACCATGGCATTCTTAGTTCactcacactaaaaaaaaaaaccccatgaCCTCAGTGGATCTCAAAACAATTCACATCAAAACCCATTTCACAACAACCTCCTTTCATTTCAAAAGTTGAATCCTTACCAAGCACTTGTCCAACAATCATCCTGCCATCTTCTCCCGCGACAGCAGCCCGAGCGTTCCTCTCGTTGGAGTATTGAACAAATGCGTAGCCCTTGTGGACGGAGCAGCCGACGATCTTGCCATACTTGGAGAAGATGGCCTCGACGTCTCCTTTGGTCACCAGCAGAGTGTTGAGGTTGCCAATGAAAACCCGTGAGTTGAGGGAGCGTGGGTCCGTCTTGTTGGTGACGTTGCTGCTGGCCATCAGGCTGGAGGTGGTGGGTGAACGACTGGTAGAAGACAGAAGAAACATAGACAAAACCCACATTTAGTGGCGTGAATGAGCAACGCGCACCCCAGTGAAGTAGTGGAGAGTCTGTGAACCTGGATAAATGGAGAGCAGGATTTTCTGTCAAACCTAGACcgttaaatcaaaaataaacttGTGCTGATGATAAAGGAGCCATGTGTCCACACCTATGTTTATCTGGAAGCTTTGAAATGAATCAAAGTATAGTTAATATGCCATGGCTACAAGCATGGCTTTGTAATTTAAATCTATTACTGGTATTAAAAGAAACAATGGAAACCATCAAGGAACCGCATCTTAAGTTACTAAAACAATCAAATGATTGTTTTAGTTACCTAGATTATACAGGAAGCATTTTCTGTTCAGGGTCTGCAATAAAGCCAAACACTGTCTGTGCCATTTCAGCACATTTATCATACTTGCGGAAAAATCACAAGAAAGAGGAAGTAAATGtataaaaagcagaaaaacctATTAGTGTGAAAGTT
This genomic interval carries:
- the LOC122771346 gene encoding heterogeneous nuclear ribonucleoproteins C1/C2 isoform X3 translates to MDRSPTTSSLMASSNVTNKTDPRSLNSRVFIGNLNTLLVTKGDVEAIFSKYGKIVGCSVHKGYAFVQYSNERNARAAVAGEDGRMIVGQVLDINLAGEPKPHSSSSFDLDYDFQRDYYDRMYSYPSRVPAPPPPLSRAVIPSKRPRVSLSGGSSRRTKSSSFSSSKSSQRTSSSRTMKVDELQTIKRELTQIKSKVDDLLGSLERMEKDHSKKSVKSLKTEPGEVTSPPHTSNKKEDMLKRERECQDINDSEDDEEEEEEGDLLEDEVKSQEEEEEEEEEGEHVEGDDDGDSVNGEEDS
- the LOC122771346 gene encoding heterogeneous nuclear ribonucleoproteins C1/C2 isoform X2; this translates as MDRSPTTSSLMASSNVTNKTDPRSLNSRVFIGNLNTLLVTKGDVEAIFSKYGKIVGCSVHKGYAFVQYSNERNARAAVAGEDGRMIVGQVLDINLAGEPKPHRSKTTKRSAGDMYSSSFDLDYDFQRDYYDRMYSYPSRVPAPPPPLSRAVIPSKRPRVSLSGGSSRRTKSSSFSSSKSSQRTSSSRTMKVDELQTIKRELTQIKSKVDDLLGSLERMEKDHSKKSVKSLKTEPGEVTSPPHTSNKKEDMLKRERECQDINDSEDDEEEEEEGDLLEDEVKSQEEEEEEEEEGEHVEGDDDGDSVNGEEDS
- the LOC122771346 gene encoding heterogeneous nuclear ribonucleoproteins C1/C2 isoform X1, with translation MDRSPTTSSLMASSNVTNKTDPRSLNSRVFIGNLNTLLVTKGDVEAIFSKYGKIVGCSVHKGYAFVQYSNERNARAAVAGEDGRMIVGQVLDINLAGEPKPHRSKTTKRSAGDMYSSSSFDLDYDFQRDYYDRMYSYPSRVPAPPPPLSRAVIPSKRPRVSLSGGSSRRTKSSSFSSSKSSQRTSSSRTMKVDELQTIKRELTQIKSKVDDLLGSLERMEKDHSKKSVKSLKTEPGEVTSPPHTSNKKEDMLKRERECQDINDSEDDEEEEEEGDLLEDEVKSQEEEEEEEEEGEHVEGDDDGDSVNGEEDS
- the LOC122771346 gene encoding heterogeneous nuclear ribonucleoproteins C1/C2 isoform X4, with protein sequence MDRSPTTSSLMASSNVTNKTDPRSLNSRVFIGNLNTLLVTKGDVEAIFSKYGKIVGCSVHKGYAFVQYSNERNARAAVAGEDGRMIVGQVLDINLAGEPKPHSSSFDLDYDFQRDYYDRMYSYPSRVPAPPPPLSRAVIPSKRPRVSLSGGSSRRTKSSSFSSSKSSQRTSSSRTMKVDELQTIKRELTQIKSKVDDLLGSLERMEKDHSKKSVKSLKTEPGEVTSPPHTSNKKEDMLKRERECQDINDSEDDEEEEEEGDLLEDEVKSQEEEEEEEEEGEHVEGDDDGDSVNGEEDS